From the Bacteroidia bacterium genome, one window contains:
- a CDS encoding T9SS type A sorting domain-containing protein, whose amino-acid sequence MKPLSRRGVAVKHLLQGIVLLCILIFGAGEATAQNHIFSATFTNGQTPTAQCNAWNAWRATLTPGQYLGVTFRGSANAGAQVGVTCNDPAMANALAAAIMTGVNGAQYTSPLCNGRIWYLCDRYGGELWIDAPALCSGSNCPDPAYIMRVCIGNLNWGGANTPTCTSNPTQVMELIFIRPSAPNDIGIASLDSPKDFCAGTHPIKVTLKNFGTLPVTSATINWTLNGVPQPAYNWTGLLDTLNATTRETQITLGTQAFASGVPYAFKVWSSMPNNVADTVNMNDTVTVTRKAAISGTFTIGGASPSYPTIAAAVTDLNANGVCGPVVFNIRNGSYPTNVELGSISGTSAVNTVTFQSESGNKADVTLTHAASSTTNNFVVKLNGCSWVTFKNLTMNATNASYSTVVDLSGTSTNNLIENCELVSLPSTSTSTYNAVVYSPSGAMKPNNTFLRCGIRNGSFGMYVYGSSTTSTMNNFRVEGCTFTGQYYYPTYFYYVGELKFFDNRVIQDYGYTYKYVFMSYYGFNTRVERNVFVAEGGAYQYGVYLYYDNYYQAGNSRFVNNMIVGRNATTYAYSAARMYYCNDLYFAHNSILMDGTYASGYALYTYYGANGRYLNNIMLHSGAGYAWYVVPGTNVVESDYNNIRSSGANLAYWNGNYANLPALRAASGKDQHSVTVPVSFADPATGNLHLVAPSDDDDNLIGTLLPSVTDDIDKEPRVRPYMGADEACYLIANSLTYDFVDGSGNPIGFVELPGTIGVRYSVIFPPFDATITMTANFYSVPGNQLMYSETFSANKLANQNLNGTSYFNLPASLPSGYYKVELVFNTKNSCGYYRNYMPYPSSLLLVPLGATPCEVWPGDVNNDGVVNYTDRKDLNEYIHDANLNTQWLNGPARYRADAVQNPLTYIQWMPQASAPWFTAKGCYMDADGNGVVNNFDYLAIKLNWMRQHGGVAPRSDAGFMPTTFDMSQNFPNPFNPTTTLQYSVPEPSRVHLRVVDMLGRVVATAVDGIVEAGVHQYTFDATNLPSGQYMAIVNMTGNESGLSFSKTIKMTLNK is encoded by the coding sequence ATGAAACCCTTGTCACGACGGGGCGTCGCCGTGAAGCATCTGCTTCAAGGTATCGTGCTGTTATGCATTCTCATTTTTGGTGCCGGTGAGGCAACGGCCCAGAACCACATCTTTTCCGCCACGTTCACCAATGGCCAGACGCCGACGGCGCAATGCAACGCCTGGAACGCCTGGCGAGCGACCCTGACACCCGGCCAGTATCTCGGTGTCACCTTCCGCGGCAGCGCCAATGCGGGTGCCCAGGTTGGTGTAACCTGCAACGATCCTGCGATGGCGAACGCGCTCGCGGCCGCCATTATGACCGGTGTGAATGGCGCCCAGTACACTTCGCCCCTGTGTAACGGACGAATCTGGTACCTTTGCGATCGGTACGGCGGTGAGCTGTGGATAGACGCCCCCGCGCTGTGCAGCGGTTCGAACTGCCCCGATCCCGCGTACATCATGCGTGTGTGTATCGGTAATCTGAACTGGGGCGGTGCAAACACCCCGACATGTACGAGTAATCCTACCCAGGTGATGGAACTGATTTTCATCCGGCCTTCCGCGCCGAATGACATCGGTATCGCTTCGCTGGATTCCCCGAAGGATTTCTGCGCCGGAACGCATCCGATCAAAGTGACGCTCAAGAACTTCGGTACGCTGCCCGTCACCAGCGCCACCATCAACTGGACGCTGAACGGTGTCCCGCAGCCGGCATACAACTGGACCGGCCTGCTTGATACCCTGAACGCCACGACCCGTGAGACACAGATCACCCTCGGCACACAGGCCTTCGCCAGTGGCGTACCCTATGCATTCAAGGTGTGGTCGAGCATGCCGAATAACGTCGCCGATACGGTAAACATGAACGACACGGTCACCGTCACGCGTAAAGCCGCGATTTCGGGGACGTTCACCATTGGCGGTGCCTCGCCGAGCTACCCGACGATTGCCGCCGCGGTGACGGATCTGAATGCCAATGGCGTTTGTGGTCCCGTGGTATTCAACATTCGTAACGGAAGCTATCCGACCAATGTGGAACTTGGCAGCATCTCCGGAACATCAGCGGTCAATACCGTAACCTTCCAGTCCGAATCCGGCAACAAAGCAGATGTGACGTTGACGCATGCGGCATCATCCACCACCAACAATTTCGTGGTGAAGCTTAACGGCTGTTCGTGGGTGACGTTCAAGAATCTGACCATGAACGCGACCAACGCATCCTATAGCACCGTAGTGGATCTGTCCGGGACGTCCACCAACAACCTCATCGAAAACTGTGAACTCGTGAGTCTGCCGAGTACCTCCACCTCAACGTACAATGCAGTGGTGTACTCACCGTCAGGCGCAATGAAGCCGAACAATACCTTCCTGCGCTGCGGCATTCGAAACGGCAGCTTTGGTATGTACGTGTACGGCTCGAGCACCACTTCGACGATGAACAACTTCCGCGTCGAAGGTTGTACGTTTACGGGTCAATATTACTATCCGACATACTTCTACTATGTCGGCGAATTGAAATTTTTCGACAACCGCGTCATTCAGGACTACGGCTACACCTATAAGTACGTGTTCATGTCGTATTACGGCTTCAACACCCGTGTCGAGCGCAACGTGTTCGTCGCCGAGGGCGGTGCCTATCAGTACGGTGTGTATCTGTACTACGACAACTACTATCAGGCAGGCAATTCACGTTTCGTCAACAACATGATCGTGGGCCGCAACGCCACGACCTACGCGTACTCCGCAGCGCGCATGTACTACTGCAACGATCTGTACTTCGCGCATAACTCCATCCTCATGGACGGCACGTACGCCTCCGGTTATGCGCTGTACACGTACTACGGTGCAAACGGCCGCTACCTGAACAACATCATGCTTCACAGCGGAGCCGGATACGCCTGGTATGTGGTTCCGGGTACGAACGTCGTCGAGTCGGATTACAACAACATCCGCTCGAGTGGCGCAAACCTCGCCTATTGGAACGGCAACTACGCAAATCTGCCGGCGCTGCGCGCGGCATCCGGGAAAGACCAGCATTCCGTTACCGTGCCCGTGAGCTTTGCGGATCCCGCAACCGGCAATCTGCATCTGGTCGCGCCCTCGGATGACGACGACAATCTGATCGGGACACTACTTCCATCCGTGACCGACGACATTGACAAAGAGCCCCGCGTGCGTCCCTACATGGGCGCCGACGAGGCCTGTTATCTGATCGCCAACAGCCTGACCTACGACTTTGTGGACGGCTCGGGCAATCCCATCGGCTTTGTCGAGCTTCCCGGCACCATCGGCGTCCGCTACAGCGTGATTTTCCCGCCCTTTGACGCGACGATCACGATGACGGCGAACTTCTACAGCGTACCGGGCAATCAGCTCATGTACAGCGAGACCTTCAGCGCGAACAAGCTCGCCAATCAGAACCTGAACGGCACGTCCTATTTCAATCTGCCGGCCTCGCTGCCCTCGGGCTATTACAAAGTCGAACTCGTGTTCAACACCAAGAACAGCTGCGGTTACTATCGCAACTACATGCCGTATCCCTCGTCGCTGCTGCTCGTGCCCCTCGGCGCCACCCCTTGCGAAGTGTGGCCGGGCGACGTGAACAACGATGGCGTGGTGAATTACACGGACCGCAAGGATCTCAACGAGTACATCCATGACGCGAATCTGAACACGCAGTGGCTGAACGGTCCGGCCCGTTACCGTGCCGACGCTGTGCAGAATCCTCTGACCTACATTCAGTGGATGCCGCAGGCGAGCGCCCCGTGGTTCACGGCCAAGGGTTGCTATATGGATGCCGACGGCAATGGTGTCGTGAACAACTTCGACTACCTCGCCATCAAGCTCAACTGGATGCGTCAGCATGGCGGTGTCGCTCCGCGTAGCGATGCCGGCTTCATGCCGACGACCTTTGACATGAGCCAGAACTTCCCGAATCCGTTCAACCCGACGACGACGCTGCAGTACAGCGTGCCCGAGCCGAGCCGCGTGCATCTGCGCGTGGTGGATATGCTGGGCCGCGTTGTGGCAACCGCGGTGGACGGCATCGTGGAAGCCGGTGTACATCAGTACACCTTCGACGCCACGAATCTTCCGAGCGGCCAGTACATGGCCATCGTGAACATGACGGGCAACGAAAGCGGTCTGAGCTTCTCGAAAACCATCAAGATGACGCTGAACAAATAG
- a CDS encoding T9SS type A sorting domain-containing protein, giving the protein MIPDKLFPKRSLGRAVAVLLPIMLFCMVFSAQAQTMMPLPGYGSTYTANQIRGYWFQAPTDFTIVGVRVPTDIGTTPQNVQIIRFAAGPPPVYAASTSAHTTLGLWTNVNTTTMIPCNIDIKAGDYIAIFGTRTNGANMNNSYATPAGPYNSSILGFPVTLTRMVYQAGSYPVAAVSQEVSGSIARTEMYYTTTVTGPNDAGIESIDSPKDFCAGAHDVKVTLRNYGTNQLTSATINWTLNSVAQPTVNWTGLLDTLNLTTRQTQVTLGNRTFASGVPYNITVWTTMPNGVADTINKNDTAIVNVKAAISGTYTIGGASPDYPTIAAAVADLNANGVCGPVVFNIRNGSYPTNVELGAISGTSAVNTVTFQSESGNKGDVTLTHAATSTTNNFVVKFNGASWITFRNLTMTATNVSYSTVVDLSGTSTNNLVENCELVSLPSTSTSTYNAVVYSPSGASKPDNTFLRCGIRNGSFGMYVFGSNTTSTMNNFRVEGCEFTGQYYYPTYFYYVGELKFFDNRVIQNYGYIYKYVFMSYYGFNTQVERNVFVADGGAYQYGVYLYYDNYYQAGNSRFVNNMIVGRNATTYAYSAARMYYCNDLYFAHNTITMSGTYASGYALYTYYGANSRYLNNIIEHSGAGYAWYVLPGTNVVESDYNNIRSNGANLAYWNGNRANLAALQVASGKDGNSVSKPVSFADPATGNLHLVAPSDDDDDLIGMLLPSVTDDIDKEPRVRPYMGADEACYLIANSLNYEFVDGSGNPIGYIELPGTVGVHYRVIFPDFDATITMTANFYSVPGNQLVYSETFSANKLAGQPLDGTSYFNLPANLPTGYYKIELVFNTKNSCGYYRNYMPYPTSLLLVPLGATPCEVWPGDVNNDGVVNYTDRKDLNEYIHDANLSTQWLNGPARYRADAVQNPLTYIQWQPQASAPWFTAMGCYMDADGNGVVNNFDYLAIKLNWMKQHGGVTPRNDAGFAPTTFDMSQNFPNPFNPTTTIQYSVPEPSRVHLRVVDMLGRVVATAVDGIVETGIHQYTFDATNLPSGQYMAIVNMTGNESGLSFSKTIKMTLNK; this is encoded by the coding sequence ATGATACCCGACAAGCTTTTCCCGAAACGCAGTCTCGGACGTGCCGTCGCGGTGCTTCTGCCGATCATGCTGTTCTGCATGGTTTTTTCGGCGCAGGCCCAGACAATGATGCCATTGCCAGGATACGGCTCCACGTATACTGCCAATCAAATCCGTGGATACTGGTTCCAGGCACCGACGGACTTCACGATCGTGGGCGTGCGCGTACCCACAGATATTGGCACGACACCGCAGAATGTGCAGATCATCCGCTTCGCGGCGGGTCCACCGCCCGTGTACGCGGCTTCGACATCCGCGCACACCACTCTTGGTTTGTGGACAAATGTGAACACCACCACGATGATTCCCTGCAACATCGATATCAAAGCCGGTGATTACATCGCGATTTTCGGCACGCGAACGAACGGTGCCAACATGAACAACTCCTATGCGACACCGGCGGGTCCGTACAACTCCAGTATCCTTGGATTCCCTGTGACGCTGACCCGTATGGTGTATCAGGCTGGCAGCTATCCCGTTGCGGCGGTATCTCAGGAAGTCAGCGGTTCGATCGCCAGAACCGAAATGTACTATACGACGACGGTCACAGGGCCGAACGACGCCGGCATAGAATCCATCGACTCCCCCAAAGATTTCTGCGCCGGTGCACACGACGTCAAAGTGACCTTGCGCAACTATGGCACGAATCAGCTCACCAGTGCGACAATCAACTGGACGCTGAACAGCGTCGCGCAACCCACGGTGAACTGGACCGGCTTGCTCGATACGCTCAACCTGACCACACGCCAAACCCAGGTCACCCTTGGCAACAGGACGTTCGCTTCAGGCGTCCCGTACAACATCACTGTCTGGACAACGATGCCGAACGGTGTTGCCGACACGATCAACAAGAACGACACCGCCATAGTCAACGTCAAGGCGGCTATCTCCGGCACCTATACGATCGGCGGCGCATCACCGGATTATCCGACCATCGCAGCGGCGGTGGCAGATTTGAATGCGAATGGCGTCTGTGGTCCTGTGGTATTCAATATCCGTAACGGCAGCTATCCCACAAATGTGGAGCTCGGCGCCATCTCCGGTACGTCCGCCGTCAACACCGTGACCTTCCAGTCCGAATCGGGCAATAAGGGCGATGTGACCTTGACGCATGCGGCGACGTCGACCACGAACAACTTCGTCGTCAAGTTCAACGGTGCCTCGTGGATTACGTTCAGGAATCTCACCATGACCGCGACGAACGTTTCGTACAGCACGGTGGTGGACTTGTCGGGTACTTCCACCAACAACCTCGTCGAAAATTGCGAACTCGTCAGTCTGCCGAGCACCTCCACCTCGACGTACAATGCCGTCGTGTATTCACCGTCCGGAGCCAGTAAACCCGACAACACCTTCCTGCGCTGCGGCATACGCAACGGCAGTTTTGGTATGTACGTGTTTGGTTCGAATACCACCTCGACCATGAACAACTTCCGCGTCGAGGGCTGCGAATTCACCGGTCAGTATTATTATCCGACGTATTTCTATTATGTCGGCGAGCTTAAATTCTTCGACAACCGCGTCATCCAGAACTACGGCTACATCTATAAGTACGTATTCATGTCGTACTACGGTTTCAACACGCAGGTGGAGCGTAACGTGTTCGTCGCGGACGGCGGTGCATATCAGTACGGCGTGTATCTATACTATGACAACTATTATCAGGCGGGGAATTCCCGTTTCGTCAACAACATGATCGTGGGCCGCAACGCCACGACCTACGCGTACTCCGCGGCGCGCATGTACTACTGCAACGACCTGTATTTCGCGCACAACACGATCACAATGTCCGGGACCTACGCTTCCGGTTACGCGTTGTACACCTACTACGGTGCGAACAGCCGCTATCTGAACAACATCATCGAGCACTCCGGTGCGGGGTACGCCTGGTACGTGCTTCCGGGTACGAATGTCGTTGAATCGGACTACAACAACATCCGGTCCAATGGCGCCAATCTCGCATACTGGAACGGCAACCGCGCGAATCTCGCAGCTCTCCAGGTGGCCTCGGGCAAGGATGGAAACTCCGTCAGCAAACCCGTGAGCTTTGCGGATCCCGCGACAGGAAATCTGCATCTCGTCGCGCCGTCGGATGACGATGACGATCTGATCGGCATGCTGCTTCCGTCGGTGACCGACGACATTGACAAGGAACCGCGCGTGCGTCCGTACATGGGTGCCGACGAGGCCTGTTATCTGATCGCCAACAGCCTGAACTACGAATTCGTGGACGGCAGCGGCAATCCGATCGGTTACATCGAACTTCCCGGAACCGTGGGCGTCCATTACCGCGTGATTTTCCCGGACTTCGACGCGACGATCACGATGACGGCGAATTTCTACAGCGTGCCGGGCAATCAGCTCGTGTACAGCGAGACCTTCAGCGCGAACAAGCTGGCCGGCCAGCCGCTGGATGGCACGTCGTACTTCAATCTGCCGGCGAACCTGCCGACAGGGTATTACAAAATCGAGCTGGTGTTCAACACCAAGAACAGCTGCGGCTATTACCGCAACTACATGCCGTATCCCACCTCGCTGCTGCTTGTGCCCCTCGGCGCAACGCCCTGCGAAGTGTGGCCGGGCGACGTGAACAACGACGGCGTGGTGAACTACACGGACCGCAAGGATCTGAACGAGTACATCCATGACGCCAATTTGAGCACGCAGTGGCTGAACGGCCCGGCCCGCTACCGCGCCGACGCCGTGCAGAATCCGCTGACCTACATTCAGTGGCAGCCGCAGGCGAGCGCTCCGTGGTTCACGGCCATGGGCTGCTACATGGATGCGGACGGCAACGGTGTGGTGAACAATTTCGACTACCTCGCCATCAAGCTCAACTGGATGAAGCAGCACGGAGGCGTCACCCCGCGCAACGATGCCGGCTTTGCCCCGACGACCTTCGACATGAGCCAGAACTTCCCGAATCCGTTCAATCCGACGACGACCATTCAGTACAGCGTCCCCGAGCCGAGCCGCGTGCATCTGCGCGTGGTGGACATGTTGGGCCGCGTTGTTGCGACAGCGGTTGACGGCATCGTGGAAACCGGCATTCATCAGTACACATTCGACGCCACGAATCTCCCGAGCGGTCAGTACATGGCCATCGTGAACATGACGGGCAACGAAAGCGGCCTGAGCTTCTCGAAAACCATCAAGATGACGCTGAACAAGTAA
- a CDS encoding T9SS type A sorting domain-containing protein, whose product MMNDNPILHRSFRKLYLLVLPALIFGVLSQAEAQTMMPLPGYGSTYTSSQIRGYWFQAPTDFTIVGVRVPTDIGTTPQNVQIIRFAAGPPPVYATSTNAHTTLGLWTNVNTTTIIPCNIDIKSGDYIAIFGTRNNGTNMNNSYATPAGPFNSSILGYPVTLTRMVYQAGSFPVTDVSQEVSGQIARTEMYYTTTVTGPNDAGIVSIDSPKDFCAGTHDVKVTLRNYGTNQLTSATINWTLNSVAQPAVNWTGLLDTLNLTTRQTQVTLGNRSFASGVPYNIAVWTTMPNGVADTINKNDSAVVNVKAAISGTYTIGGASPDYPSIAAAVTDLNANGVCGPVVFNIRNGSYPTNVELGAISGTSAVNTVTFQSESGNKADVTLTHAATSTTNNFVVKFNGASWVTFRNLTMTATNVSYSTVVELAGTSTDNLVENCELVSLPSTSTSTYNAVVNSPSGAGKPNNTFLRCGIRNGSFGMYIYGSGTTSTMNNFRVEGCEFTGQYYYPTYFYYVGELKFFDNRVIQDYGYTYKYVFMSYYGFNTRVERNVFVADGGAYQYGVYLYYDNYYQAGNSRFVNNMIVGRNATTYAYSAARMYYCNDLYFAHNSIIMDGTYASGYALYTYYGANGRYLNNIVLHSGAGYAWYVTPGTNVVESDYNNILSSGANLAYWNGNRANLAALQAASAMDANSVSKPVSFADPATGNLHLIAPSDDDDDLIGTLLPTVTDDIDKEPRVRPYMGADEACYLIANSLNYEFVDGSGNPIGYIELPGTVGVHYRVIFPDFDATITMTANFYSVPGNQLMYSETFSANKLAGQLLDGTSYFNLPANLPTGYYKIELVFNTKNSCGYYRNYMPYPTSLLLVPLGATPCEVWPGDVNNDGVVNYTDRKDLNEYIHDANLSTQWLNGPARFRADAVQNPLTYIQWQPQASAPWFTAMGCYMDADGNGVVNNFDYIAIKLNWMRQHGGVAPRNGDGFTPTTFDMSQNFPNPFNPTTTIQYSVPEPSRVHLRVVDMLGRVVATAVDGIVETGIHQYTFDATNLPSGQYMAIVNMTGNESGLSFSKTIKMTLNK is encoded by the coding sequence ATGATGAATGACAATCCGATTCTCCACAGATCGTTCAGGAAGCTGTATCTGCTTGTCCTGCCGGCATTGATCTTTGGAGTCCTGTCCCAGGCAGAGGCCCAGACAATGATGCCATTGCCGGGCTACGGTTCCACCTACACATCTTCTCAAATCCGCGGCTATTGGTTCCAGGCGCCGACGGACTTCACGATCGTAGGCGTACGCGTACCGACGGATATCGGTACGACACCGCAGAACGTGCAAATCATCCGCTTCGCCGCCGGTCCTCCTCCGGTATACGCCACATCCACGAACGCCCATACGACTTTGGGACTGTGGACCAATGTCAATACCACGACCATCATCCCTTGTAACATCGACATCAAGTCGGGTGACTACATCGCGATTTTTGGTACGCGCAACAACGGTACCAACATGAACAACTCCTACGCCACACCGGCGGGACCGTTCAATTCGAGTATCCTCGGCTATCCCGTTACACTGACACGCATGGTGTATCAGGCCGGCTCCTTCCCCGTGACAGATGTCTCGCAGGAAGTCAGCGGCCAGATTGCCCGCACGGAAATGTATTACACGACGACGGTTACCGGCCCCAACGATGCGGGGATCGTCTCCATCGATTCTCCGAAAGATTTCTGCGCCGGTACCCATGATGTGAAGGTGACTCTCCGCAACTATGGTACGAATCAGCTCACCAGCGCGACAATCAACTGGACACTGAACAGCGTTGCGCAGCCTGCGGTGAACTGGACAGGGTTGCTCGATACGCTCAATCTGACCACCCGTCAGACACAGGTTACGCTCGGCAACCGTTCCTTCGCTTCCGGCGTGCCGTACAATATCGCCGTCTGGACAACCATGCCGAATGGTGTTGCCGATACGATCAACAAAAATGATTCGGCGGTCGTGAACGTGAAAGCGGCCATTTCGGGAACGTATACTATCGGCGGCGCTTCTCCGGATTATCCGAGCATCGCAGCGGCGGTGACCGATCTGAATGCGAATGGCGTCTGTGGTCCTGTGGTATTCAATATCCGCAACGGCAGCTATCCCACCAATGTGGAGCTCGGTGCCATCTCCGGCACGTCCGCCGTCAACACCGTGACCTTCCAGTCCGAATCCGGCAACAAAGCAGATGTAACGCTGACGCATGCGGCGACCTCGACCACGAACAACTTCGTTGTCAAGTTCAACGGTGCTTCGTGGGTCACGTTCAGGAATCTCACCATGACCGCGACGAACGTTTCGTACAGCACGGTGGTGGAACTGGCCGGGACCTCCACCGACAACCTCGTGGAGAACTGCGAACTCGTCAGTCTCCCGAGCACTTCCACCTCGACGTACAATGCCGTCGTGAATTCACCGTCCGGCGCCGGTAAGCCCAACAATACCTTCCTCCGTTGCGGCATCCGCAACGGCAGCTTCGGCATGTACATTTACGGCTCCGGCACAACGTCCACAATGAACAACTTCCGCGTCGAGGGCTGCGAATTCACCGGTCAGTATTACTATCCGACGTATTTCTACTATGTCGGTGAATTGAAATTCTTCGACAACCGCGTAATCCAGGACTACGGCTACACCTACAAGTACGTGTTCATGTCGTACTACGGCTTCAACACGCGTGTTGAGCGCAACGTGTTCGTCGCGGATGGTGGTGCATACCAGTACGGCGTGTATCTCTACTACGACAACTACTATCAGGCGGGCAATTCCCGTTTCGTCAACAACATGATCGTGGGCCGCAACGCCACGACCTACGCGTATTCCGCTGCGCGCATGTACTACTGCAACGACCTCTATTTTGCGCACAATTCCATCATCATGGATGGGACCTACGCATCCGGGTACGCACTGTACACCTACTACGGCGCGAATGGACGGTATCTGAACAACATCGTATTGCATTCAGGCGCCGGCTACGCGTGGTATGTGACGCCCGGGACGAACGTTGTCGAATCGGACTACAATAATATCCTTTCCTCTGGTGCCAATCTCGCATACTGGAACGGTAACCGCGCGAATCTCGCAGCTCTCCAGGCGGCGTCCGCGATGGATGCGAATTCCGTCAGCAAGCCCGTGAGCTTCGCGGATCCCGCAACAGGAAATCTGCACCTGATCGCGCCGTCGGACGACGACGACGATCTGATCGGTACATTGCTTCCGACGGTGACCGACGACATTGACAAGGAGCCGCGCGTGCGTCCGTATATGGGTGCCGACGAGGCCTGTTATCTGATCGCCAACAGCCTGAACTACGAATTCGTGGACGGCAGCGGCAATCCGATCGGTTACATCGAACTTCCCGGAACCGTGGGCGTCCATTACCGCGTGATTTTCCCGGACTTCGACGCGACCATCACGATGACGGCGAATTTCTACAGCGTGCCGGGCAATCAGCTCATGTACAGCGAGACCTTCAGCGCGAACAAGCTGGCCGGTCAGCTGCTGGACGGCACCTCATACTTCAATCTGCCGGCGAACCTGCCGACAGGGTATTACAAAATCGAGCTGGTGTTCAACACAAAAAACAGCTGCGGCTATTACCGCAACTACATGCCGTATCCCACTTCGTTGCTGCTTGTGCCCCTTGGCGCAACGCCCTGCGAAGTGTGGCCGGGCGACGTGAACAACGACGGCGTGGTGAACTACACGGACCGCAAGGATCTGAACGAGTACATCCATGACGCCAATTTGAGCACGCAGTGGCTGAACGGACCCGCCCGCTTCAGGGCTGATGCCGTGCAGAATCCATTGACCTATATTCAATGGCAGCCGCAGGCCAGCGCTCCGTGGTTCACGGCCATGGGCTGCTACATGGATGCGGACGGCAACGGTGTGGTGAACAACTTCGACTACATCGCGATCAAGCTCAACTGGATGCGCCAGCATGGTGGTGTGGCTCCGCGCAACGGTGACGGCTTCACGCCGACGACCTTCGACATGAGCCAGAACTTCCCGAATCCGTTCAATCCGACGACGACCATTCAGTACAGCGTGCCCGAGCCGAGCCGCGTGCATTTGCGCGTGGTCGACATGCTGGGCCGCGTCGTTGCGACAGCGGTGGACGGCATCGTGGAAACAGGCATTCATCAGTACACGTTCGACGCCACGAATCTCCCGAGTGGCCAGTACATGGCCATCGTGAACATGACGGGCAACGAAAGCGGCCTGAGCTTCTCGAAAACCATCAAGATGACGCTGAACAAGTAA